Proteins from one Halococcus sediminicola genomic window:
- a CDS encoding IclR family transcriptional regulator, producing MSKTVPVKTATRVFEIIEALLELERASLSELARHLDLADSTLHDHLTTLESLGYVVRENKKYQVSFQFLEIGEKTRRNSDIYQVSDDEVSKLASETQEHASLMVEENGMGVLLAIAKGTNAVNLEAYAGRRVVLNASAPGKAILAHLPEWRVEQIIDQHGLPEYTEYTVTGREDLFAELDAIRERGYATDVEELVEGVKAISVPLICRNRVRGAITVGGPANRLKGTLFEEDLPNLLLQSSNVIELNLAHW from the coding sequence ATGAGTAAGACTGTGCCAGTCAAGACTGCGACGCGGGTTTTCGAGATAATCGAGGCTCTTCTCGAACTTGAGCGCGCCAGTCTCTCGGAACTCGCCCGACACCTCGATCTGGCAGACAGCACTCTCCACGACCATCTCACGACACTCGAATCATTGGGTTACGTCGTCAGAGAGAACAAGAAGTACCAAGTGAGTTTTCAGTTTCTGGAGATTGGCGAGAAAACCAGAAGAAATTCAGACATATATCAAGTTTCTGATGACGAAGTGAGTAAGCTGGCCAGCGAAACCCAAGAACACGCTAGCCTGATGGTCGAAGAGAACGGAATGGGTGTTCTTCTTGCAATCGCAAAAGGCACTAATGCCGTGAATCTCGAAGCTTACGCCGGCCGGCGAGTTGTTCTCAACGCGAGCGCGCCGGGAAAGGCAATTCTGGCTCATCTCCCAGAATGGCGGGTAGAGCAAATTATCGACCAGCACGGCCTGCCGGAATACACTGAATACACAGTCACCGGGCGCGAGGATCTGTTCGCGGAACTCGACGCCATCCGCGAGCGTGGATACGCAACCGACGTCGAAGAACTGGTCGAAGGTGTGAAGGCTATCTCGGTACCTCTGATCTGCCGGAACAGGGTACGAGGGGCAATCACGGTGGGCGGCCCTGCCAACCGCTTAAAGGGTACTCTGTTTGAGGAGGACCTTCCAAATCTCCTCCTACAATCATCGAACGTGATCGAACTCAACCTGGCACACTGGTAG
- a CDS encoding branched-chain amino acid ABC transporter permease, translating to MIDFSVLVNGLLLSSLYALIAMGFTMIFGIGGVLNVAHGASITVGGFAMYYTTSTFGLNPWYGALAALIVPGIFSAVVYVGLVRWIEDDPIIVVITTLLVLLLIERSFLLVAGSQGKVVPSLISGQLEIGSISVGLNRVLAFVVSWILILALLYFVERTRMGTAIRALSMSERGSALAGINEFRISVMTWFIAGVLAGAAGLFLGTFQTVGWDMGLDPLLLGFAIVIFGGLGSIRGSVIAAYIIGFIDVLTTTYVDATLTGMSAFIILMVILIARPEGLFGHAEVS from the coding sequence ATGATCGACTTCAGCGTACTCGTAAATGGGCTATTGCTGTCCTCGTTGTATGCCCTCATTGCAATGGGCTTCACGATGATATTTGGCATCGGTGGGGTTCTCAACGTTGCCCACGGAGCAAGTATCACCGTCGGCGGCTTTGCGATGTACTATACTACGAGCACCTTTGGTCTGAATCCGTGGTACGGCGCACTCGCAGCGTTGATCGTCCCGGGAATTTTCAGTGCCGTCGTGTACGTCGGGTTGGTACGGTGGATTGAAGACGATCCGATCATTGTCGTCATTACAACACTACTAGTTCTATTACTCATAGAACGTTCTTTCCTGTTGGTCGCAGGTTCACAGGGGAAAGTCGTGCCGAGCTTGATTAGCGGGCAGTTAGAGATCGGGTCGATAAGCGTCGGACTCAATCGGGTGCTCGCGTTCGTTGTCTCGTGGATTCTTATACTTGCACTCTTATATTTCGTCGAACGAACCCGCATGGGAACTGCGATCCGGGCACTGAGTATGAGTGAACGTGGATCCGCACTCGCTGGGATCAACGAGTTCCGCATTTCGGTCATGACATGGTTCATCGCCGGTGTACTGGCGGGTGCCGCGGGCCTGTTCCTCGGAACGTTCCAAACCGTCGGCTGGGACATGGGGCTAGACCCCCTGTTGCTCGGCTTCGCTATCGTCATCTTCGGCGGGCTGGGGTCAATCCGCGGGAGCGTCATCGCTGCCTACATCATCGGGTTTATCGATGTGCTTACCACGACCTACGTTGACGCCACGCTTACAGGTATGTCTGCTTTCATCATTCTAATGGTCATATTGATTGCTAGACCGGAGGGCCTGTTTGGTCATGCTGAGGTGAGCTGA
- a CDS encoding ABC transporter ATP-binding protein, giving the protein MSETTTETADLDSSANKESGGGPNEGILVVNQLTKQFGGLTAVDNLSFTVQENEIVGFIGPNGAGKSTTFNCISGAHKPTAGTVYYAGEDVTDKSTHNMVKRGMARTFQEFRPFYDRSVIENIKLALIADKIRPTGLLGRTTDRASDICERIGLADVEDLQPDELPHASLLRLELGRALATDPSLLLIDEPFAGLARTEVEEIADLLHELRDEGRTLVVVDHNMRGLLDLIDRAIVIQWGSLLAKGTPEEIKGDPQVQNAYLGSETV; this is encoded by the coding sequence ATGAGTGAAACCACAACAGAGACGGCCGATTTAGATTCAAGCGCCAACAAGGAATCCGGTGGGGGACCGAACGAGGGAATACTCGTCGTGAACCAACTCACGAAGCAGTTCGGGGGACTGACCGCTGTAGACAACCTCTCCTTTACCGTCCAAGAAAATGAGATTGTCGGGTTCATCGGACCGAACGGCGCGGGCAAGTCAACCACGTTCAACTGTATCAGCGGCGCCCACAAGCCAACCGCTGGAACAGTGTACTACGCGGGCGAAGACGTCACCGATAAATCGACTCACAATATGGTCAAACGCGGGATGGCCCGAACGTTCCAAGAGTTCCGGCCTTTCTACGACCGGAGTGTAATTGAAAACATCAAACTTGCACTTATTGCAGACAAGATCCGACCCACTGGCCTCTTAGGGAGAACGACGGACCGCGCATCGGATATCTGTGAACGGATTGGGCTAGCTGATGTAGAGGACCTGCAGCCGGACGAATTACCGCACGCATCGTTGCTCCGGCTCGAATTGGGCCGAGCACTTGCCACGGATCCCTCGTTGTTGCTGATCGACGAACCGTTCGCGGGTCTCGCTAGAACGGAAGTCGAAGAAATTGCTGACCTCCTACACGAGCTTCGGGACGAGGGACGGACACTCGTGGTAGTTGATCACAACATGCGAGGACTTCTTGATCTTATCGATAGAGCGATTGTTATCCAGTGGGGATCCCTGCTCGCCAAAGGCACCCCCGAAGAGATTAAAGGCGACCCACAGGTTCAAAACGCGTATCTGGGGAGTGAGACTGTATGA
- a CDS encoding branched-chain amino acid ABC transporter permease has protein sequence MSTTAETIVTQAGQKVLTTPRYVIGIVAVLALALLPLQVEPSLILKLTSALYFAMFAISWDFVSGYTNQVSFGHTFLFAIGGYTTALLNLEYGVAPILSIPLGALLAGVGGVLLALPAIRVRGHYLALFTLMAALILERLFIMFSDTFGGETGLPQPQGLLLGEDYLATIELNYYLAYALFTIILVFAFLITRSDIGEVFTAIREDEEAVGATGTNATKFKIFAFATSGVIGGLAAGFLVHSPVGSASPSQLLTLVVMIDVLIVSIFGGLGTIVGPALSGISLYMMRDYLSNVDQVVPVMDRAVADLSLIVFYALTLVLLFVLPGGLLPWSIRQGRHVLSILPWYQTELVRNDGQSAAGQQVETLREGLTDEQRREEDDKQ, from the coding sequence ATGTCGACGACAGCAGAGACAATCGTCACCCAAGCGGGTCAAAAAGTGCTCACGACGCCGCGCTACGTTATTGGTATTGTCGCGGTTTTGGCGTTAGCTTTGCTTCCGCTTCAGGTAGAACCGAGCCTCATACTCAAGCTCACGTCCGCGTTGTATTTCGCCATGTTCGCCATCAGCTGGGATTTCGTGTCGGGATACACGAATCAGGTGAGCTTTGGGCACACGTTCCTTTTCGCCATTGGCGGCTACACTACGGCGCTGCTCAACCTTGAGTACGGAGTGGCCCCAATTCTCTCGATACCTTTGGGGGCACTCCTCGCAGGCGTCGGCGGGGTCCTACTGGCCCTCCCAGCAATCCGGGTCAGAGGTCATTACCTTGCATTGTTTACATTGATGGCTGCTCTGATCCTCGAACGACTTTTTATCATGTTCAGCGACACATTTGGTGGGGAAACGGGCCTCCCCCAACCACAGGGTCTCCTTCTCGGTGAAGACTATCTTGCTACCATCGAACTGAACTACTACCTCGCATACGCGCTGTTTACGATCATTCTCGTGTTCGCGTTCCTCATTACCCGCTCTGACATCGGAGAGGTGTTCACAGCCATTCGGGAAGACGAAGAGGCCGTTGGAGCCACTGGAACCAACGCTACGAAATTCAAGATATTCGCGTTTGCGACAAGTGGAGTCATCGGCGGATTGGCCGCTGGATTTCTCGTCCACTCGCCGGTTGGCAGTGCTTCGCCGAGCCAACTGCTCACGCTCGTAGTCATGATCGACGTACTCATTGTGAGCATCTTTGGTGGATTAGGGACAATAGTCGGTCCAGCACTCAGTGGTATCTCGCTGTACATGATGCGTGACTATCTCAGCAATGTTGACCAAGTCGTCCCGGTGATGGACAGAGCGGTCGCGGACCTCAGTCTTATCGTATTCTACGCGTTGACGTTGGTGTTGTTGTTCGTTCTTCCTGGTGGGCTGTTACCGTGGTCAATTCGACAGGGGCGGCACGTCCTCTCCATTTTGCCCTGGTATCAAACAGAGCTAGTGAGGAACGATGGACAGTCAGCTGCCGGTCAACAAGTCGAGACACTCAGAGAGGGCCTAACAGACGAACAGCGGCGTGAGGAGGATGACAAACAATGA
- a CDS encoding ABC transporter ATP-binding protein: MMGHSSAPESVETTTNGAPILDIENVRVSYGKVQALKGVSLSMRAADILAVIGPNGAGKSTLADTIAGLLNYKGTVRFRGEEVRDRTVNRNVEDGLIYCTENRDLFDFMTVEQNLLIGAYRNYNARQERLEYVYELFPRLQERASQHAQTMSGGEQQMLAIGRALMGDPDLLVLDEPTLGLAPVIIDDISEALTDIVETGVSVLLLEQNVTFAVRYADHIHLLENGNVVRDGPPEDLQSDDYVREAYLGQ, from the coding sequence ATGATGGGCCATAGTAGTGCTCCGGAATCCGTAGAGACCACCACAAACGGTGCCCCTATTTTGGATATTGAGAACGTTCGAGTCTCATACGGTAAGGTTCAGGCTCTCAAGGGTGTTTCACTCTCAATGCGGGCAGCCGACATCCTTGCCGTCATCGGTCCAAACGGTGCCGGGAAATCGACGCTCGCTGATACAATCGCAGGGTTGCTCAACTACAAAGGGACAGTGCGTTTTCGGGGTGAGGAGGTCCGTGATCGAACGGTGAACCGCAACGTCGAAGATGGGTTGATCTATTGCACCGAAAATCGTGACCTCTTCGATTTCATGACGGTTGAGCAGAACTTACTCATCGGTGCATACCGCAACTACAATGCTCGACAGGAACGGCTGGAGTATGTTTACGAACTGTTCCCTCGCCTCCAAGAACGCGCATCACAGCACGCACAGACAATGAGCGGCGGTGAACAGCAAATGCTCGCTATTGGTCGCGCACTGATGGGTGATCCTGACCTACTCGTGCTCGACGAACCCACGCTCGGGCTCGCTCCTGTCATCATTGATGACATTTCCGAAGCACTCACCGACATCGTCGAAACTGGTGTCAGTGTACTATTACTCGAACAAAACGTTACGTTTGCCGTCCGCTACGCCGACCATATCCATCTTTTAGAGAACGGAAACGTCGTGCGTGACGGTCCTCCCGAAGATCTTCAATCAGACGATTACGTCCGTGAGGCCTATCTCGGACAATAG
- a CDS encoding enoyl-CoA hydratase/isomerase family protein, whose protein sequence is MSSNDLAATDANFEHVRVEVDQPVEHAVTIVFDRPEARNAMNATLNAEAEQALEAIEDSRARVIVLTGSDEASTFVAGADVAEMKKRTPLEQRSERRPPRLYERIENHPLPTVAQINGHALGGGCELALACDVRIASADSLFGFPEITLGLIPGGGGTQRLPRLVGQGKAMELVLSGDMIDAAEAAEIKLIERVADPDTLNEAVTEFVEAVAANSPVALSYAKQAIQASSRMGLSEGVEHEFELFIGAFSSDDASEGIAAFTEDREPEWTGR, encoded by the coding sequence ATGAGTAGCAACGACCTCGCAGCCACCGATGCAAACTTTGAGCATGTCCGAGTCGAGGTCGATCAACCGGTCGAACACGCCGTCACAATCGTCTTCGACCGCCCAGAGGCGCGAAACGCGATGAACGCAACCCTCAACGCCGAAGCGGAGCAAGCACTCGAAGCCATCGAGGATTCGCGTGCCCGGGTCATCGTTCTGACCGGATCCGACGAGGCGAGCACATTCGTTGCCGGTGCAGATGTTGCCGAAATGAAAAAACGGACACCGCTTGAGCAGCGGTCCGAGCGGCGCCCACCGCGTCTCTACGAACGGATCGAGAATCACCCCCTACCAACCGTGGCACAGATCAACGGCCACGCATTAGGTGGTGGATGCGAACTCGCGTTGGCGTGTGACGTCCGAATCGCCTCGGCTGACTCCTTGTTCGGGTTCCCGGAAATCACACTTGGTCTGATTCCGGGTGGTGGCGGCACACAGAGACTCCCTCGTCTTGTCGGTCAAGGAAAAGCGATGGAACTAGTGCTCAGCGGCGACATGATAGATGCCGCAGAGGCAGCTGAGATCAAACTAATCGAGCGCGTGGCTGACCCAGACACCCTCAACGAGGCCGTCACTGAGTTCGTCGAAGCAGTTGCAGCGAACAGTCCGGTCGCACTCTCGTATGCCAAACAGGCCATCCAGGCAAGCAGCCGGATGGGACTGTCCGAGGGCGTCGAACACGAGTTCGAACTGTTTATCGGCGCGTTCTCCAGTGACGATGCAAGCGAGGGTATTGCGGCGTTCACCGAGGACCGTGAACCCGAGTGGACGGGACGGTAA
- a CDS encoding amidohydrolase family protein, which translates to MTTESEGIVDVWCNLFTQKGTELYYDSQAQHVAAQVFGMEDMYDPSQGMSADDFIAKMDTHGVDQVFIPALKFGNPDGGLEIDVPYEWVADVAEAYPNRIKGTAGINPREGMEGVARLERYVEDHGFVAGLLEPYGWDLPLNHRQFYPFYAKCAELDIPVLMQVGHSAMQMPSKHGKPILLDDVALDFPDLKVIGCHTGWPWSKELEAMAWKHPNVYMGATAHAPKYWEENVVNFIRSRGQDKVVFGTDYPVLDYDTVIPQLDDLDLGSEVKHKLLSENARTIFGV; encoded by the coding sequence ATGACCACAGAATCAGAAGGTATTGTTGACGTCTGGTGTAACCTCTTTACACAGAAGGGAACGGAACTGTACTATGATTCCCAAGCCCAGCACGTCGCCGCCCAAGTCTTCGGCATGGAGGATATGTACGATCCGTCTCAGGGAATGTCAGCGGACGACTTCATCGCAAAGATGGACACACACGGTGTTGATCAGGTGTTCATCCCGGCACTCAAGTTCGGCAACCCGGATGGCGGATTAGAAATCGATGTTCCGTACGAATGGGTCGCCGATGTCGCCGAGGCATATCCAAATCGAATCAAAGGCACAGCGGGCATCAACCCTCGAGAAGGAATGGAAGGGGTCGCCCGCCTCGAACGATACGTTGAGGATCATGGGTTCGTTGCCGGACTCCTCGAACCATACGGGTGGGACCTCCCCCTCAATCACCGCCAGTTCTATCCTTTCTATGCCAAGTGTGCCGAACTCGATATCCCCGTCTTGATGCAGGTCGGCCACTCAGCAATGCAGATGCCAAGCAAACACGGGAAGCCAATCTTACTCGATGACGTCGCATTGGACTTCCCTGATCTCAAGGTGATCGGTTGTCATACAGGCTGGCCATGGTCGAAGGAACTCGAAGCAATGGCGTGGAAACACCCGAATGTCTACATGGGCGCGACAGCCCACGCACCTAAGTACTGGGAAGAGAATGTCGTAAATTTCATTCGAAGCCGTGGCCAAGACAAGGTGGTCTTTGGGACTGACTATCCCGTACTTGACTACGATACGGTGATTCCTCAACTCGACGATCTCGACTTAGGTTCTGAAGTAAAGCACAAACTCCTCTCGGAAAACGCGCGGACCATTTTCGGGGTTTGA
- a CDS encoding acyl-CoA dehydrogenase family protein has translation MVNSYKLGCTERQYSHLNGRSRFQDYTMTGHIGLESEHEEYRQRVREFAEQEVAPVVDKYEGRGEFPLDLIDDLGDAGLYGVTIPDQYGGEGRDYRSFVVTIEELCRIWKIPAGVVSLSGSLIGHTLQKFGSERQREEWLTDIFTQNQVTAVSLTEPQAGSDANALETTAERDGDEFVINGHKVWTSHGEVADLIFVVARTDNTGDHDDVSIIGVPNPKERDGIEFVRDIPCMEGGAVVENEVKYENLRVPIENLVGEEGRGFRYIMEALDIGRLGVAAQSTGILRGCLDESAKFADEREQFGEPIRENQGISFKLADMKMDLEAARLLTYSAAAKLDAGERVTQDAAIAKTFASDAAMEGAIEAVQVLGSRGYSKDYPVERFMREAKGAQIYEGTNEINRTVVARHLYD, from the coding sequence GTGGTCAATAGTTATAAGCTTGGCTGCACTGAAAGACAGTACAGCCATCTCAATGGTAGAAGTCGATTTCAGGACTACACTATGACAGGGCACATCGGACTTGAATCAGAACACGAGGAGTACCGACAACGAGTCAGAGAGTTCGCCGAACAGGAAGTCGCGCCGGTCGTTGACAAGTATGAAGGCCGAGGAGAGTTCCCCCTTGACCTCATTGACGACCTTGGTGATGCGGGTCTATACGGAGTAACGATCCCGGACCAGTACGGCGGCGAGGGGCGAGATTATCGGTCATTCGTCGTCACCATCGAGGAACTTTGTCGGATCTGGAAGATTCCGGCGGGGGTCGTTTCGCTTTCGGGGTCGCTTATAGGCCACACCCTCCAGAAGTTCGGTAGTGAACGCCAGCGCGAGGAGTGGCTGACCGACATCTTCACCCAGAACCAGGTGACCGCCGTCTCGCTCACCGAACCGCAAGCCGGCAGCGACGCGAACGCGCTTGAAACCACCGCTGAACGCGATGGCGACGAGTTCGTTATCAATGGTCACAAGGTCTGGACCTCACACGGAGAGGTCGCGGACCTGATCTTCGTCGTTGCTCGGACCGACAACACCGGTGATCACGACGACGTAAGCATCATCGGCGTCCCAAACCCTAAAGAGCGCGATGGGATCGAATTCGTCCGCGATATTCCTTGCATGGAAGGCGGTGCCGTTGTCGAAAACGAGGTTAAATATGAGAACCTCCGGGTGCCTATCGAGAATTTAGTTGGCGAGGAAGGCCGCGGGTTCCGATACATCATGGAAGCGCTCGATATCGGTCGGTTGGGTGTTGCCGCCCAATCAACGGGTATTCTCCGGGGCTGTCTCGATGAGAGTGCGAAATTTGCTGATGAACGCGAACAGTTTGGCGAACCGATCCGCGAAAACCAAGGCATATCATTCAAACTCGCTGATATGAAAATGGATCTGGAGGCGGCACGGTTACTAACGTATAGCGCTGCAGCAAAACTTGATGCAGGCGAACGGGTCACCCAGGATGCAGCCATCGCAAAAACCTTCGCTTCCGATGCCGCAATGGAGGGTGCTATAGAGGCTGTCCAAGTGCTCGGATCACGCGGCTACTCCAAAGACTACCCCGTCGAACGGTTCATGCGGGAGGCAAAGGGCGCTCAGATCTATGAGGGAACAAATGAGATCAACCGGACCGTCGTCGCGCGTCACCTCTACGACTGA
- a CDS encoding ABC transporter substrate-binding protein: protein MSNPDDKIPRRGLLKATGTGMGISMLAGCTGDGGSGGSSGNDSDGGSSGNGQVSGPIKIGLLAPQPGSFPGGTAMANAGEMAVEQLNESGLAGADVEVVVKNTELTPNVARTAYQELILQEEVDVTTGVYTSESFLNIMDVIADNGVIHMSSAAITPDMNERVKNNYEQYKYLIRPGPPNSVNLGRNMVDFAKDMFSEMDWNRVGLLVEDIEGFVAQVQEVRQGLQNMDVNIVQDVSFSSDTEDFTSIFDRFENSNVDGAFVFMSTTGTPAIVQWQQQQRQFGFGGLHAPMTAPGYYESVDGACQYAWTYASACATSEITKKTLPFVNGYRDRYNGVPGYLGYTTYDAIRMWAQAVGNIGSLNQEDLISEIEGMSYTGTTGVIEIQGRNDEFPHDPVFEDDQVRPIKFQWQEDNSGASQETVWWSDAATAEYQKPDWI, encoded by the coding sequence ATGAGCAACCCCGATGACAAAATTCCAAGAAGAGGATTACTTAAAGCAACAGGTACAGGTATGGGGATATCGATGCTCGCCGGGTGTACTGGCGATGGCGGCAGTGGCGGCAGCAGTGGGAACGATAGCGACGGCGGCAGCAGCGGGAACGGACAGGTGTCCGGTCCGATCAAAATCGGATTGCTGGCACCGCAACCGGGCAGTTTCCCGGGTGGAACGGCAATGGCTAACGCCGGAGAGATGGCCGTAGAGCAATTGAACGAGAGCGGTCTCGCGGGTGCCGACGTTGAGGTCGTTGTAAAAAATACAGAGCTCACACCCAACGTGGCGCGTACCGCATATCAGGAGCTCATCCTTCAGGAAGAAGTAGACGTCACCACTGGCGTCTACACCAGTGAATCCTTCCTCAATATCATGGACGTGATCGCCGACAATGGAGTTATTCATATGAGTTCCGCGGCGATTACCCCCGACATGAACGAACGGGTAAAAAATAACTACGAACAGTACAAGTACCTGATCCGACCTGGTCCGCCGAACAGCGTCAACCTCGGACGGAACATGGTTGATTTTGCCAAGGACATGTTCTCGGAAATGGATTGGAACCGGGTCGGCCTCCTGGTCGAGGACATCGAGGGATTCGTGGCTCAGGTTCAGGAAGTCCGACAAGGTCTCCAGAACATGGACGTCAATATCGTTCAAGACGTCAGCTTCAGCTCCGACACAGAGGATTTTACATCGATCTTCGACAGGTTCGAGAATTCGAACGTTGACGGTGCCTTCGTGTTCATGTCAACTACGGGGACTCCCGCAATCGTTCAGTGGCAACAACAGCAACGTCAGTTCGGGTTCGGTGGTCTTCACGCGCCCATGACCGCACCCGGCTACTACGAGTCCGTTGACGGAGCCTGCCAGTACGCGTGGACATATGCTTCGGCCTGCGCGACCTCAGAAATCACCAAAAAAACGCTCCCGTTCGTGAACGGGTATCGGGACCGCTACAATGGTGTTCCAGGATATCTCGGATACACGACTTACGATGCGATACGGATGTGGGCACAGGCCGTTGGAAATATCGGCAGTCTCAACCAGGAAGATCTCATCTCCGAGATCGAAGGAATGAGTTACACGGGAACAACCGGCGTCATTGAGATCCAGGGTAGGAACGACGAGTTTCCTCACGATCCAGTCTTCGAGGATGACCAAGTTCGTCCGATCAAATTCCAGTGGCAGGAGGACAACAGTGGCGCCTCACAAGAAACAGTTTGGTGGTCCGACGCCGCGACGGCGGAGTATCAAAAGCCAGACTGGATCTAA